The segment GGATGAACCATCGCGGCCACAAGCACAAATAACCCACTACGACAACCGGTGCCAGCCCTATGGCGCCGGTTACCTACCCCAATCTCCCTACCGGATCCTCGGCCCGCAGGTGCGTATACCGTTTCAGCATCTGCAGAATCTTGTGACTGGTAATCGCCGCGACCTCCACAGGGTTCAACCCCGTCTCAAAGAGCCGGGAGGTCGTCCCATGGCGCCGATCGTGGAAGGTCAGGCCTTCGATGCTGGTGGCCATGCAGGCCCGCTCGAGGGGCCATGCCCGCACGGCGCATGGGAGGCTCGCATCTTGGTCTTTTGCGGCGGCCTCGACGAGGCGCCGATGCTCATCATCGACCAGTCGCCTTGTCCTGCCGCCCGGGAGCTTGGGACGCTGGCCCCGGATCCGCTTGACGGGGTTTCCCAGGGGCTCCATGCCCCAGGCGGAGCCTGTGACCGTGAAGACGTGGGAGAGTAAAGCGAGGTCGAGGCGGATGGCATTGGCGCCCAAACCTTCCGCTTGCCGGCCCCAGATGAACGTCGTGATGTCCGAGCCCTTGATGGACGCCAGGGAGCGACGGGCGAAGGGGAGGGCGGCTAAGGTCTTCACGCGGTTCTTCTCGCGCGCCACTGTCGACGGTTTCTTGGTCGGCGTGATCTCACGGAGGTAACGGTCCCAGGCCTCGGTCTGGCTGGTCGATGCCGCCTCGGTGCGCGAAACGAAGACCCCACGATCCATCTCCCGCTCGATCTGGCGCGCCCAGACCTCTACCTTGGATTTGCTATCGAATGGTCCAGATTGCGGCGGAAGCCCCGCCGAGGGATTTTCACTTGCCGGACACGCTTACCGTTCGGGCCGGGACGCTGGATAAATGTCGGCAGGGGACACTTTTCTTGCGGAATTGTCTCACCAGTGTCTCGAATGCCATGCAGGCTTGTCTATGGTGGCGGCGAATATGCGCTAAATGCTGGATTTTATTGGTGCCGGGAGAGGGGGTCGAACCCACACGGTATCTCTACCACCGGATTTTGAGTCCGGCGCGTCTGCCAGTTCCGCCATCCCGGCGCGCGCGCAGTATAACGGGTTTGTCGACAGGACAACAGTACTGGGCTCGCCTTTCCCGTATAATCCCGGCGCCATGACCTCAGATCTCTTTGACTACGACCTACCCCCCGAATTGATCGCCCAAACGCCGGTCTCGCCCCGTAGTGCGAGCCGCCTCATGGTCGTCAGCGCTGATGATGGGGGTTTGGCGGACCGCCAATTTGCGGACCTGGGTGAATATCTTCTGGCGGGCGATCTTCTGGTCTTCAACGATACCCGTGTGGTGCCGGCGCGATTTTACGGGCGGCGCCCCACGGGCGGGCGTGTGGAGCTCTTGCTGGAGCGTTTTCTGGATGATGGTGGGCGGGCGCATGTGGCGCTACGCGCCAGTAAATCGCCGCGCGCCGGCGAGGTGCTCACGCTCGAGGGCGGGCTCTATGCGACGGTGCTGGGGCGGACCGGTGAATTGACAGAGGTCATGTTCAGCGGGGCTGACGACCTCATGGGGCTGATCGAGCGTGTCGGCCACGTGCCCCTGCCGCCCTACATCACGCGGCCCGACAATGAGAATGATAGGACCCGTTATCAAACGGTCTACGCGCGCGTCCCGGGGGCCGTGGCCGCGCCCACGGCCGGGCTTCATTTCGATGAGGCGCTGCTCGCGCGGTTGGCCGGACAGGGTGTGGAGACTGCCTTCGTGACGTTGCATGTGGGTGCCGGGACCTTTCGGCCCGTACGCCCCGAGACCCTGGCGCAAGGGCGGCTGCACCCCGAGCGCATCATTGTCTCCGAGGCCTTGGTAGCGGCGATCGCTGCCACCAAGGCGCATGGCGGACGGGTGATTGCGGTCGGAACCACGACCGCGCGGGCCCTGGAGGCGGCCGCGGCGTCCGGGACACTGAGGCCGTATATCGGGGATACGGATCTTTTTATTCGTCCGGGGTTCCAGTTTCGGGTCACCGAAGGGCTTATAACCAACTTTCATTTGCCACATTCAACACTTTTAATGCTGGTGTGCGCGTTCGCCGGGGCCGACCGGGTGAGGGATGCTTATCGTCGGGCAGTGATGATGCGTTATCGTTTCTTTAGTTATGGCGATGCCATGCTCTTATGGCGCGCGGCCCGAGAGAATAAATAGAAGGCGGACCGTTCGAGGAGGGCCGACCAAAGACGGAGAGACCTTTGGTCGATAGTTCCGGAGCCGAGTCCGGTTAATGCTGGGACTCCCGTCAGGACCAATAATTTGTCGCACACCATCCTTGTCGTCGATGCGCCCGGGGGGGCCTGTTTCGAGCGGGTCGTCAGTACCGTGAAGCGTGCGAGCCCAGCGTCATTCCATGTCGGGACGGCCGAGGAGGTTGTGCGCCGCGTGGCGGCCCATGACGGGCCCGCCGTTGTCATCGTAACGAGCGATACCCCGGCTCCGCTCGCGGTCGCCGAGCAGGTTTATGGCGCAGCACCCCTTACCTACGTCCTGTTCGTGGCCGATGACGCGGGTGCCGCAACGCTTGTCTCGGGCCTACGAGATAGCGCGGTTTCGCAAGGGGCGCGCTGGGCGATAAGCCCTCCCGACGACGATCGCATCGTGGAGTTGCTGGCTGGCGCGCTTGGGGCATCACGGCGCCTTAAGACTACCGCCCTGGGCGGGGAGCCTGGTCGTGAGGTGGACGTGATATCGGCGGCCGCCGGCCGCCTTGCGCACATGGTCTGGTCGGCCGCAGCCGACGGTACCATCGATTATTACAATGCCGAATGGGAGCGGGTCCTGGGTCTCGCGGTCGCTGATCTCAAACGTCATGGCTGGATCGCATTCAGCCATGACGCCGATCGGCCGCGCGCGCGCCTGGCCTGGGAGCAGGCGATATCCACGGGCGGCCATTTCCAGATAGAGGCACGTCTGCGCGCCGGCGGCGGCCAGTGGTCCTGGTGCCGACTTGAGGCGCGGCAAAGGGGCGAGGGACAGGACGCCGGGCGTTGGTATGGTGACTGTGTCCTATTGCGAGCACCACAGAGTCTCGAGAATTCCTGGCGGTTTTTGAGCGAGGTTGCGCGCCGCATCACCGAGAGCCTCGATTATGAGTCGACGCTCTCGAGCCTTGCCCAGGCGGTGGTGCCGACATTTGCAGATTGGTGCGCGGTGGATGTCGTGAACGATGCCGGAGGCCTCGAGCGCGCGAGCCTGTCTCACACAAATCCCGATCTCGTGCGTGCCATCGTAAGCCGCAGGCCGGATGTCGAGGTCAGTCGTTGGACGGCGCTCGATGTCGTACGCACCGGAGAGCCGCAGCTTATTACGGACATCGATCAGGGCATGATCGATGCGATTGTAAAAGACCCGCAGGCGCGCGCCTTTTTTGCCTCCCTTAAGCTGCGCTCCCTTATCCGGTTGCCGCTCAAAGCGCGTGGACGGACCGTGGGCGTCATCACCTTCGTGTTATCGGGTCCGGGCGCGCGTCGCTACACACAAGAGGACCTGCCGCTTGCCACGGAGATTGCCCAACAAGGGGCGATCGCCGTGGAAAATGCCCGTCTCTACCGTAAGGCCCGCGAAGAGATCGAGGAGCGCCGCCATGCCGAAGAGGCGCTGGCCACGAGCGAGGCCCGTTACCGGTCGCTCATAGAGGCCTCGGCGCAGATCGTCTGGAGTCTTGATGCCGAGGGCCGCGCCCGCGACGACCTGCCGGGCTGGCGGGCGTTCACCGGCCAATCGCCGAAGGATGTGGTCGGCTACGGCTGGATGGAGGCCCTGCATCCGCGTGATCGCGAATCCTTGCGGGCCCGGTTTCCGTGTTTCGGGCCGGAGCCGCAGGCCATCGTCCTGCAGGCCGATCTTGCCTCTGCGGAGGGCGGGTATCGTTCTGTGATCCTGCGTATCGTGCCGCTTTTCGACAAGGACGGGTGTTGCCGCGAGTGGATTGCCGCCGGCATCGATATTACCCGCGAGAAGACCGCGAACGAACTCCTGGCGCGCGAGAAGGAGCAGCTGGCGGTGACCCTGAACAGTCTTGGCGAGGCGGTGGTGACGATGGACACTTCCGGACATATCACGCTCTTCAACCATGTCGCGCAGACTTTGACGGGCTGGCCCCAGCGGGAGGCCCTGGGGAAACCGGTTGACGAGGTCGTGCCGTTACACGATATGGGCTCCGGCCAACGACTTTTGGATATCGTCGGGGGCGTGTTACGCCAAGACGAGCAGCCACGCCTCGGTGAGCGGCGGCTTCTGCGCGCCCGTGACGGCAGCGAGCGCTTGGTCGTGTATACCGCGGCACGGATACGCGACCCGGCGGGTCAGAGCGTGGGTGCCGTGGCCGTGTTCCGAGATATCACCGCTCATCAAAGGTTGGAGGAAGATGCCCTGAAGGCGCAGAAGCTTGAGTCCGTGGGGGTCTTGGCGGGCGGCATCGCGCATGACTTCAACAATATCCTGACCGCGGTCATCGGGAATATTACGCTCGCCAAGATGCTGGTGCCAGGCGTAGATCGTGTAAACCATGCCCTGTCTGAGGCCGAAAAGGCGGCGTGGCGAGCGCGCGGGCTCACGCAGCAGCTCTTGACCTTTGCGCGCGGTGGGGCACCTGTAAAGCGCGAGGGTTCGCTGGCGGTACTGCTGCGCGAGACGGTGCCGTTCGCGCTCGCCGGTTCCAAGGCCAAATGCCACGTCGTCGTGGCTGATGATCTCTGGACCGTGGCCTTCGATCCGGGACAATTGAGTCAGGCGATCAGCAACCTTGTCATCAACGCCGCGCAAGCCATGCCTTCCGGCGGGATTATTCACATCGAGGCGCGCAACGCCGAGACCGCCGGTGAGGACCCGCAGGTACTGCCCCCCGGACCTCACGTGCGCATCCTGGTCGCTGATACCGGCAATGGTATCCCCAAGGCCCATCTCACCAAGATCTTCGATCCGTACTTTACGACCAGGGAGGGGCACAGCGGCCTTGGGTTGGCCACGACCTATTCCATAATCCGTCGGCATGGGGGGGTTATAAGGGTGGAGTCGGAGGAGGGGCGGGGCACGCAGTTCGAGGTGTACCTCCCGGCCCAGGCGGCGCCGACGGCGCCTGCCAAGCCGGTCCCGCGCCAGCGCCAACGGGACCGGATACTGATCCTGGATGACGAGCCGGCACTCCTCACATTGCTGGCCGCACTACTCGATTATTTGGGCTATGAGACGTCCGCCGCGCAAGACGGTGCACAGGCGGTAGCGGATTATGCGCAGGCCTTGCGCGAAGGCCGCCCATTCGCGGCGGTGATCCTGGACCTCACCGTGCCCGCCGGGGTTGGGGGCGAGGAGTGCCTGCGGCGATTGCGATCGCTCGATCCCGATGTCCGGGCGATCGTGTCGAGCGGCTATTGCCATGATCCGATCATGGCCGATTTCGCGCGGTTTGGTTTCCGCGCCGCGATCACCAAGCCCTACCAGTTGCACGAGCTCGAGCAGACGATCCGCGGCGTGCTTGTGGAAAACGGCGAGCATTTGCGCTAGCGTAGGTGCATGTCCCTTGTTCCTTTCATCGAATTGGGCCGCGACGGGCGCGCCCGGGCCTGTCAGCTGTCGCTTGCCCACGGCGTTGTGGCGACGCCCTCGTTCATGCCGGTTGGCACCTATGGGGCCGTCAAGGGCATGAGTCCCGCCGAGGTCGCCGGCAGCGGTGCCGCCATTGTCCTTGGGAACACCTTCCATCTCATGGAAAGGCCGGGCCTCGAGGTGATCGCGGCGCATGGCGGGTTGCATGGCTTCATGGGCTGGCAGGGCCCGATCCTGACGGATTCGGGCGGATTTCAGGTCTTCAGTCTGGCGGCGCTACGCAAGGTCAGCGAACAGGGCGTCGCATTCCGCTCGCCGCGCGACGGGCGCCCGTTGATGTTGACGCCGGAACTCGCGATGGCCGCGCAGGCCACGCTACGCTCGGACATCGCCATGGTGTTCGACGAATGCACCCCCCACCCGGCGAGCTTTGGCGAGGCGCGCGCGAGCATGGAGTTGTCCGGGCGCTGGGCCGAGCGCAGCCGTGCTGCCTATGATGGTCCTGGCGCGCTCTTTGGGATCGTTCAGGGGGGCTCTATGAGGACCTGCGCGAGATGTCGGCACGCGCGCTTGTCGGCGTCGGTTTCGACGGCTATGCCCTGGGTGGACTGTCGGTGGGTGAGTCGAAGGGCGACATGTACCGGCTGGTCACGCATTGCGCCCCGCTTTTGCCGGCCGATCGGCCCCGTTACCTTATGGGTGTAGGCACGCCCGAGGATATCGTGACCGCAGTGAGCGCCGGTATCGACCTCTTCGATTGCGTCCTGCCGACGCGTAATGCCCGCAATGGCTGGCTATTTACGCGCACCGGGGTCGTAAAGATCCGCAATAGCGGCTATGCCCGCGACCTGGGTCCGGTCGACCCCGAATGCCGCTGTCATACATGTACGCATACCACCCGCAGTTACCTCCATCACCTGCAACGTTCCGGGGAAATGCTCGGCGCGCGGCTGGCCACGTTGCACAATCTGACCTATTACGGAGATTTGATGGCGGGCCTGCGTGCGGCTATTTTGGCGGGAACGCTGGAGGAATTCGTCGATTCGTTCTATCGTACGCGCCATAAACGGCCGCCGCGCGCCCTCGGAGGGCTTCCGGAGGATGAGACGGCGGCCATCACCACCACTGTTTAAAGGGAAATCATGATACACGTCATAAGTAATGCTTGGGCAGCCGCGCCCGCCGCCGGCGCGCCCCCGCAAGGGGCCGCCGGTCTGTTCCAGTTCCTGCCCTTCGTGCTGATCGTGGTCATGATGTATTTCCTGATCATGCGGCCGCAGAGCAAGCGCGCCCGCGAACAGCGGGCCATGCTGGCCGCGCTCGCCGTGGGCGATGAGGTGGTTATGGCCGGCGGCCTGCTTGGCCGGCTGACCGAGGTCGGACCGCAATACTCAAAGGCCGAAGTCGCCTCCGGGGTGTCGGTACAGATTCAAACATCTTCCGTGCAGCTGGTGTTGCCGAAGGGTACCATCGGGAAGGTGCAATAGCCTGATGAATCAGTACCCCTGGTGGAAAAATGCCCTTATAGGGCTTGTCGTCGTGCTGGGCCTCATCTATGCGCTCCCCAATCTGTACGGTGACAATCCCGCCGTCGAGATCCAGGCCGCCCACGGTGCTGTGGTCGATCACGCGACCGTGGCCCGGATCCGCCGCCTATTGGCGGCCGCCCAACTCCCGTATAAACGCATAAGCCGGGTCGCCAAGGGCGTCCAGGTCCGTTTCACGCGAGCCGGCGTACAGATGCGCGCTCGCGACCTCATCGGCCAGAAGCTCGGCCCCGGATTTCACACGGCGCTTGCGCTGGCGCCCGCCGCCCCATCCTGGTTGCGTGCGCTCGGTGCGCGTCCCATGTATCTCGGGCTCGATCTGCGCGGCGGGGTCCATTTTCTGTTACGCGTCGACATGCATGCGGCCTTGCACAAAACGCTCGTGGAAGATGTCCGCGCGCTGCGTCGAGCCTTGCGCCATCACCATATTCGTTACCGCGAGGCGCGGCTTACCAAGACCGGGGTCCTGGAACTGCGGTTTCGCAACGTTGTACAGGCGCATGAGGCGCGCCGTCTCATGGCGCAGCAATTTACCGATCTTGCCGTTAGCTCGGGGCCTCATCATACCCTGCGCGCGGTCATGACCCCCGCGGCCATAGCCGCCAGGCAACATTACGCGCTCGAGCAGAACCTGACGGCCTTGCGCCGGCGCGTAAATGAGCTCGGCGTCGCCGCCCCCGTCATTCAGCAGGAGGGGCAGTCGCGCATCGTGGTCGAGTTGCCGGGTGTCGAGGACATTGCGCGCGCCAAGGAGATCCTGGGGCGCACCGCGACCCTCGAGATCCACATGGTGGACAGCAAGAACAGTCTGGCATCGGCGGTCTCCAACGGCGCCCCGCCGGGGACACGGATCTATTATGACCGGCATGGCCAGCCGATCCTGCTCTATGACCGTGTCTTGTATTCCGGTGACGACATCACCAACGCCTCGGCCGGCGTCGATCCTCAGACCGGACAGCCGGTCGTGAACATTACTCTTAACGGTCGCGGTGCCGCCATCAATGCCCGCGTCACGCGCCATAACGTCGGCCAGCGCATGGCCGTCGTGTACGTGGAGGTCCAGTCCCATTTGAAGCGTAACGATCAAGGCGTCCCGATACGCGGGCCCGACGGCCGGCGCGTACGCGTGACGCGCAAGATCGAGCGCGTGATCACAGCGCCCGTCATTCGTGAGGCCCTGGGCGGCAGTTTCCAGATCACCGGTATCGGTAGTGTTCGCCAGGCCCGCAATCTCGCGCTCCTGCTGCGCGCCGGGGCGCTTGCGGCACCGGTCAGCATCATCGCCGAGCGCACCGTGGGACCAAGCCTGGGGGCGGCCAATATCACTCGCGGATTCTATGCGACCTTGTTTGGATTCCTCGCGATCGCGGTGTTCATGGCGGTGTACTATCGGACCTTCGGGGTACTCGCGGCGATCGCGCTGGCGAGCAACGTGGTCTTGCTCGTGGCCGTTCTTTCGGTCCTGCAGGCGACCCTGACGCTGCCGGGAATCGCGGGTATCGCCTTGACCGTGGGCATGGCCATCGACGCCAACGTACTGATTTTCGAGCGCATACGCGAGGAGCTGCGTAATAAGAACTCGCCGCAGGCGGCGATTGCGGCCGGATTCGATAAGGCGATGGGGACCATCGTGGACTCGAATATGACCACGTTCATCGCCGGTCTCGCGCTCTTTTGGTTGGGGTCTGGCTCGGTCCGGGGTTTTGCGATCACCTTGTGCCTTGGCATTCTGACCTCTCTTTTTAGCGCCATCCTGGTTACGAGGGCGCTCGTCAATGCAGTTTATGGGCGTCGCCGTCGTCTGGCGCACGTGGGCATCTGATGGAATTCTTTCGCATAAAGCGTGATCTGCCGTTCATGCGCTACGCGCGTACCACGGTATTTGTATCGCTCGTGTTTTTTGCGGTGGCGGTCGCGGCACTCATAGCGCGCGGCCTCAATCTGAACGTGGATTTCACCGGCGGCACCGTGATTGAGCTCCAGTTTAAGGCGGCAACGCCACCGTCGGCCATCCGCCGGCTGCTCATGGCGCACCATTATCACCATGCGCGCGTTGAGAACTACGGAACCGCGAGCAAGGTCCTGATTCGTCTGCCCACGCGCGCCACCAAGGGCAAGGCACTGGCGGTGCGGGTCTTGCGTCTTGTGTCGGCCCGCTATCCGGGGGCGAGTCTGCGCAGCGTCGAGTACGTGGGTCCGGAGGTGGGTTCGGAGCTTGCCGATCAAGGCGCGTTGGCACTATTGTTCGTGGCGCTCGGGATCACGATCTACCTCACCTTGCGTTTTGAATGGCGGTTCGCGGTCGGGGCGATCGTGGCGACCATACACGATGTCGTCATCGTGCTTGGGGTATTCGCACTTTTTCATATCAGTTTCTCATTGACCGTTTTGGCGGCCATCCTGGCGGTCCTTGGGTACTCGGTGAATGACACGGTGGTGGTATTTGACAGGATCCGCGAGAATTTCCGGCGCATGCGCACGGGCACGACCGCGGAGGTCATCGATAGCGCGATCACGCGCACGCTCTCGCGTACCGTCATGACCCACCTTTTGACCCAAATGATGGTATTGTCGATGTTGTTTCTGGGGGGGCCTGTGCTGTTTGGTTTTGCCCTGGCCATGACCGTCGGCATCGTCGTCGGGACGTACGGATCAGTGCTGGTGGCAAGCCCCATCGTCATGTGGCTGGGCTTAAAGCGTGAGGACCTGGTGGCGCGCAAGGCCGCCGCCGAGCGCCCATGAGCCGCCGGTCTTGTACCAGGCCCGGCCCATCGGGCCTGCTTGGCGTGGCGGTCTCGTCTGTGGTATTCAATGCCTACCCCGTGATTTTCGGAGGTAGGCTGTATGGACATTTCCTATTGGATGCCAGGAGAGCCGGCCGTTGAGGTCGTGGTCGGGGCTTGGCTCGTCCTTTATTTGGGCCGGCCTAACTTCCACAAAGGCGTACGCGCGCTGGCGCGCCTGACGCGCCACCCGTTGAGGCTCGTCGCCCGATTCCTGGGCGCGGGCGCGGCCGACATCCACAGGCGCAACCGTGCCCTGTTGCAGGCCCAGGCGCGGACCGACGCGGCCTTGAAGGTCGAGCGGGAGTGGGCGCGTCTCGATGAGATCGTGCGGCGTGATGTCCAGGGTTTCCCCGCCTTGCAGGAGGCCCTGTTGCGTCAGATTGCGCAGTGGGAGGCGGAATTTCAGCGGTCCGGGGAGGTCCCGCAGCCCTCGCCGGAATGGACCAAGGCGGTCAGCGCGGTGGCACGCCTCAAGACCGGAGACGATGGCGTAGCCGAACGTGTCCAGGCGGGGTTCCAGGTACTGGTCCAGAATGCACAAGAGCAGGCGTTGCGCGAGCGCCGCCAGGTCGCCGCCGAGCGCCACCGCCTCCTGGCCCGGGCCCAATTCATGTGGCAGGTGGTCGCGAGGCGGCTGGAGCATGTCGACAACCGGCTCGCGCAGGTCGCGGAGTCGGCGTTCGGAATCCACGAGGCCGTGGAACGTTACCAGGCCCTGTCCGAGCATGCGCCCCCGCTGGATCGCGCGCTGGTCGCCTCGGCGGCATCGCGCCTGATGGCTGCGGGCCTGGTATTGCTGGTGGCCGGCGGGGCCGCGCTCATGAATACCCATCTTATCGGCGTTCCCTTGCACTGGCTTGGTGTCGGGCGGGGTCTGGCGGTGGCGGGCCATCCGGCCGCGCAAGTGGCGGCCGCGACCCTGGTCGCGATCGAGGTGGTGGTCGGCATCGTGTTGTTCGATGCCCTCAATGTCACCCATCTTTTTGGCGTGGTGGCCGGACTTCCCGGGCGCACGCGGCGTACCGCGGCGGCCGGCGCCATCATCGTATTGGTCCTGCTCGCGGCACTGCAGGCCGTACTGGCCTTCGTGCGCGAGAGCGCCGTTCCCGGTGTACCGGCCATGAAGGCGGCGATGGTCCCCGATCTCCCGCTGTGGCAAACTGAGATGGACCCCAACCCCTGGACAGAATCTCCCGATCCTTAGGTGGATTATCTGCCGGGTTGGTCAAGCGGCTAGATCCCAGGACGCTGTGGTGTAAGCCTCCCACGGTGTCCGTCGATCCAGTGCTTGATGGGGCCTCTCATGATTATAGAAATGGAAGTATTTTGCAAGAGAGGCCCGTGCTTCAGGTATCGATGCATAGGCCTTGAGATACACCTCCTCATACTTGACAGAGCGCCACAACCGCTCGACGAACACGTTGTCACGCCAGCAGCCCTTGCCATCCATGCTGATGTCGATCGTGTGGGCCTTCAGGACGTCTGTGAAGGCCTCGGAGGTGAATTGCGCCCCTTGGTCGGTGTTGAAGATCTGCGGGGCCCCATAGAGCTCCAGGGCCTCCTCCAGGGCCTCGACACAGGAGTCGGCCTCCAGGGTGGTGGCCAGCCGCCAGGCGAGCACCGCACGCGTGGCCCAGTCCATGATGGCGACGAGATAGCAAAAGCCCCGGGCCATGGGGATGTAGGTCACGTCCGCACACCAGACCTGGTTGGGCCGGGTGATGGTCATGCCTCGCAAAAGATAGGGATAAATGCGATGACCCGGACCCGGGGCGCTGGTCTTGCGCCTGGGGTACAGGGTCTTGATCCCCATGACCTGCATGAGCCGCTGGATGCGCTTGCGGTTTACGAACACGCCGTCGCGCTCGAGCCGGTCCCGCAGGCGCCGCGAGCCCAGGAAGGGGTGCTGGAGGTGGAGGGCATCGAGCCGCTTCATGAGCGCCAGATCGTCCTCGGAGACCACAGGCTTCCCCTGGTAATACACGCTCGAGCGGGGCACGCCAAGCCACGCGCATTGGCGTGCGATCGGCACCACCGGATTCTCGCGCTCGACCCGTTGGAGTCTCTCAGCCGTGGTCATTTGCCGAGCACTCGTGCGAAAAAATCGTTCTGGACCGTAAGCTCTCCAATCTTGGCCAGCAAGGCCTCGCGATCGCTGGTGGGTGTCGTCCCCGTGGGCTTGCCGAAAATGCTCGCCGCCTGGTCGATCAACTGCCGGCGCCACTGGGTCACCTGGTTCGGATGGACCTGGTGTTTGGCTGCGATCTCATGGATAGTCTTTTCCCCGGCCAGGGCCTCAAGGGCCACCTTGGCCTTGAACTGCGGGGCGTGATTGCGTCGTGTCTTGCTCATAGGATTTCTGCTCCTTGTTGCGTTACTGTAAGGGCAGATAATCACCTAAGCTAGTGTCCAAGAATTGGGGTCCATCTCTAACCGTCGCCGAAGGCCTATTGGCCGTCGTGCTCCCGTGTCTCATGGCCTTGGTGGCGATCCCGTTGGAGGCGTTTATTTATGCCCTTCGCACGGTTTCCGGGGTCGTCCTGGAGGCCCTTGTGAGGATCCTTGCCTTCGGGTTTCGGCTTGCCGGACGCGTGGTGTCGGGCGTTGCCGATACCCTGAGCGCCTTGTACGATCTTTTTATCCTGCCGCCATTGCTATTGGAACGGGCCTTCCAGTATGGGGCCTACCTCTCGGCGGAGCGTCGTCGCGGCGCCTCCCAGAACCGCTGATCATCCTGATACCGCGTGTGCCCCGAAGGCGCCCTTCGGTAGGGGCACTGGCGCGTCCGTGGCCCGGGAATAGGCAAAGAGGTTGCTCCCCTGCCTTTGATATTCCTCAAAAACGCATACTCCCAAAGAGATATACACTGGCCGACGTCATCGTCTCATAAATCTTACCAAGGTGTATCTTCGATGGAACAATTACTGGCATGGACGGATGATTTGAGTGTCGGAATCGAGGAAATCGATAGACAGCATAAGGAGCTTGTCAATATATTGAACGAACTCCATGAGGCCATCACGCAGCGACGGGCATCGACCGCGTGCGTGGCCATCCTCGATAAGTTGATCGAATATACGCGCGTGCACTTTACGGTGGAGGAAAGCCTGTTTCGCATCCTCGGCTATCCGGGGTACGGACCCCACCATCAGGAACACGAGAAACTAATCGAACAGATCGTGGGATTCCAGCGCAAGATCAAAGACGAAAACAGCAACGTCACGTTCGAATTGCTGCATTTCCTGCGCGGGTGGCTGACCCACCATATCCTGGGCACCGACAAGGCCTACGTCCCCTTCCTGCTCTCGAAGGGCGTAGAGCGTAAGCTATCGACCAAAACCTTCTGGAAGTTCTGGTAGAAGGAGATCGGTGGTCCGTGGGTCGCGCACGGCCTTAACGATGTGCGATGGCCGTCCGTGATGGGCGGACGCCCCGGATGGCCCTCCACACAAGCCGATAGGGCGCGATGGCGCAAGCCCCAGCGGGACAAAGAGGCGCGCGATCAGCGAAGCCCCGGCATCTCTCTGCGGCCACGCCCACACCGACCCATCGCCCGCGATTCTGGGCGGATAGGGCGCCCGCCCTGGCGGGACCGCTGCGGGGACCGCACCCGGATCCCCAGGGACCGGGACCAGTACGATCCGGACAGGCCCCAGGGGCCCAGGGGACCGGTGGTCCTTCAGGAGGGTCCCCGCAAGGGGGGTTAAGGCTCACCGGGGCGGGGCCAGACCCCGGCCATTCCGCTCATCTCGGGCCAGCCCAGGGTCGGCCGTAGGCCCGGCGGGGCTGGCCGTAGGACCGGTGGTCACCGCCGCCCACGCCCAGGCGGCCACGACCCTACCCGCTCTGCGCCATGGCCGGGGGATTTTAAGTCTCTGGGGCGACTTTGGCCAATCCCGGTCCGACCGACGTCGCGCGGGGTCCCGGATTCGCGCCTGCATCGCGCAAG is part of the Acidiferrobacter thiooxydans genome and harbors:
- the secD gene encoding protein translocase subunit SecD translates to MNQYPWWKNALIGLVVVLGLIYALPNLYGDNPAVEIQAAHGAVVDHATVARIRRLLAAAQLPYKRISRVAKGVQVRFTRAGVQMRARDLIGQKLGPGFHTALALAPAAPSWLRALGARPMYLGLDLRGGVHFLLRVDMHAALHKTLVEDVRALRRALRHHHIRYREARLTKTGVLELRFRNVVQAHEARRLMAQQFTDLAVSSGPHHTLRAVMTPAAIAARQHYALEQNLTALRRRVNELGVAAPVIQQEGQSRIVVELPGVEDIARAKEILGRTATLEIHMVDSKNSLASAVSNGAPPGTRIYYDRHGQPILLYDRVLYSGDDITNASAGVDPQTGQPVVNITLNGRGAAINARVTRHNVGQRMAVVYVEVQSHLKRNDQGVPIRGPDGRRVRVTRKIERVITAPVIREALGGSFQITGIGSVRQARNLALLLRAGALAAPVSIIAERTVGPSLGAANITRGFYATLFGFLAIAVFMAVYYRTFGVLAAIALASNVVLLVAVLSVLQATLTLPGIAGIALTVGMAIDANVLIFERIREELRNKNSPQAAIAAGFDKAMGTIVDSNMTTFIAGLALFWLGSGSVRGFAITLCLGILTSLFSAILVTRALVNAVYGRRRRLAHVGI
- the secF gene encoding protein translocase subunit SecF, whose amino-acid sequence is MEFFRIKRDLPFMRYARTTVFVSLVFFAVAVAALIARGLNLNVDFTGGTVIELQFKAATPPSAIRRLLMAHHYHHARVENYGTASKVLIRLPTRATKGKALAVRVLRLVSARYPGASLRSVEYVGPEVGSELADQGALALLFVALGITIYLTLRFEWRFAVGAIVATIHDVVIVLGVFALFHISFSLTVLAAILAVLGYSVNDTVVVFDRIRENFRRMRTGTTAEVIDSAITRTLSRTVMTHLLTQMMVLSMLFLGGPVLFGFALAMTVGIVVGTYGSVLVASPIVMWLGLKREDLVARKAAAERP
- a CDS encoding IS3 family transposase (programmed frameshift); the protein is MSKTRRNHAPQFKAKVALEALAGEKTIHEIAAKHQVHPNQVTQWRRQLIDQAASIFGKPTGTTPTSDREALLAKIGELTVQNDFFARGARQMTTAERLQRVERENPVVPIARQCAWLGVPRSSVYYQGKPVVSEDDLALMKRLDALHLQHPFLGSRRLRDRLERDGVFVNRKRIQRLMQVMGIKTLYPRRKTSAPGPGHRIYPYLLRGMTITRPNQVWCADVTYIPMARGFCYLVAIMDWATRAVLAWRLATTLEADSCVEALEEALELYGAPQIFNTDQGAQFTSEAFTDVLKAHTIDISMDGKGCWRDNVFVERLWRSVKYEEVYLKAYASIPEARASLAKYFHFYNHERPHQALDRRTPWEAYTTASWDLAA
- a CDS encoding bacteriohemerythrin, which produces MEQLLAWTDDLSVGIEEIDRQHKELVNILNELHEAITQRRASTACVAILDKLIEYTRVHFTVEESLFRILGYPGYGPHHQEHEKLIEQIVGFQRKIKDENSNVTFELLHFLRGWLTHHILGTDKAYVPFLLSKGVERKLSTKTFWKFW